A section of the Humulus lupulus chromosome 2, drHumLupu1.1, whole genome shotgun sequence genome encodes:
- the LOC133815221 gene encoding uncharacterized protein LOC133815221, with protein sequence MCGGPHPYEQCPIAASCSADVNNTPLEQAHAIDNFPRPSNNPYSMSYTLAWRNHPNMSWKNNQGAQPPYPLNQPQYPPHQPTYGLNPQPYYDPRQAVPQHPPLHPQVNPLEAQSDTLNQFMTEIRSSIRSLETQIGQLANLMSNRAQGNLPSSTEVNPKEQCQEFTLRSGTKYDMPTIQEEVEKTQDQKVASPEQENVTEDLQKKGKDKPITVEHTPKIPYPQRFRKVNLKKKFSKFLKVFKKLHINILFVEALEQIPSYEKFMKDILSKKRRMEDYELVALTEECSAILQRKLPQKLGLGEARPTTVTLQLEDKSVKHPRGIIEDVLVKVEKFIFPADFIVLDMKEDEDVPIILGRPFLATGKTLIDVQKGESELRVHGEKVAFNVFKDFTYSKVI encoded by the exons ATGTGTGGAGGACCACATCCTTATGAACAATGTCCCATTGCTGCCAGTTGCTCTGCTGATGTCAACAATACGCCTTTAGAGCAGGCACATGCTATTGATAATTTTCCAAGACCATCAAACAACCCGTATTCCATGTCTTATACTCTAGCTTGGAGAAACCATCCTAAtatgtcttggaaaaataatcaaggcgCACAACCACCATACCCACTAAACCAACCTCAATACCCACCCCATCAACCAACATATGGGCTAAATCCTCAACCATATTATGATCCTCGCCAAGCAGTGCCACAACACCCACCACTGCACCCTCAAGTGAACCCACTAGAAGCGCAGTCTGACACGTTGAACCAATTTATGACTGAAATAAGGTCTTCAATAAGGAGTTTGGAGACACAAATTGGTCAACTGGCAAATTTAATGTCTAACCGGGCTCAAGGGAATTTACCAAGCTCCACTgaggtaaatcctaaagagcAATGTCAAGAGTTCACATTGAGGAGTGGTACTAAGTATGACATGCCTACAATTCAAGAGGAAGTGGAGAAGACACAAGATCAAAAGGTAGCTAGTCCAGAGCAAGAGAACGTTACAGAAGATCTTCAGAAGAAAGGGAAAGACAAGCCTATAACAGTGGAGCATACACCAAAAATACCATATCCTCAAAGGTTTCGAAAGGTGAATCTTAAGAAGAAGTTTTCTAAATTTCTCAAGGTATTCAAGAAACTTCACATCAATATACTGTTTGTAGAGGCTCTAGAACAAATTCCTAGTTatgagaagttcatgaaggatatTTTGTCTAAGAAGAGGAGGATGGAAGATTATGAGTTAGTTGCCTTGACTGAAGAGTGTAGTGCCATATTACAACGAAAGCTTCCTCAGAA ACTGGGACTAGGAGAAGCTCGCCCCACCACAGTCACACTTCAATTGGAAGACAAATCAGTCAAGCATCCTCgaggtattattgaagatgttcttgtgaaggtggaaaAATTTATCTTCCCTGCAGATTTTATAGTACTTGACATGAAGGAAGATGAGGATGTTCCTATTATCTTAGGGAGGCCATTTTTAGCCACCGGGAAAACATTGATAGATGTACAAAAAGGGGAGTCAGAGTTAAGGGTTCATGGTGAGAAGGTGGCCTTCAATGTGTTCAAGGATTTTACTTATTCCAAAgtcatttaa